The following proteins are co-located in the Flavobacterium sp. CECT 9288 genome:
- the idi gene encoding isopentenyl-diphosphate Delta-isomerase: MPEENVILVNIHDEQIGLMPKLEAHQKAVLHRAFSVFVLNSQNEIMLQQRAHQKYHSPLLWTNTCCSHQREGETNIQAGTRRLHEEMGFVTELKELFHFIYKAPFDNGLTEHELDHVMIGYYNEAPVINKDEVESWKWMKIEDVKNDMIVHPELYTVWFKIIFEEFYHYLEEHKSPLTPNYLKNN; the protein is encoded by the coding sequence ATGCCAGAAGAAAATGTAATCTTAGTCAATATACATGACGAGCAAATTGGGCTTATGCCAAAACTAGAAGCGCATCAAAAAGCAGTTTTACATCGCGCTTTTTCTGTTTTTGTTTTGAACAGTCAAAATGAAATCATGCTTCAACAACGAGCACATCAAAAATACCATTCTCCTTTATTGTGGACCAATACCTGTTGTAGTCATCAAAGGGAAGGTGAGACTAATATTCAAGCCGGAACAAGAAGATTGCATGAAGAAATGGGTTTTGTAACCGAATTGAAAGAGCTGTTTCATTTCATTTACAAAGCGCCATTTGATAACGGATTGACAGAGCATGAACTTGATCACGTGATGATAGGGTATTATAATGAGGCTCCAGTAATTAACAAAGATGAGGTAGAGAGCTGGAAATGGATGAAAATTGAAGATGTAAAAAATGATATGATAGTTCATCCTGAATTATATACTGTGTGGTTCAAAATTATTTTTGAAGAGTTTTATCATTATCTAGAGGAGCATAAAAGCCCGTTGACACCAAATTATTTAAAAAACAATTAA
- a CDS encoding DUF4369 domain-containing protein — MKKTIFALVTLALFSSCSKEDQKGNLHIIGNIKGLKKGTLYLQRIVDTTLVPLDTINIDGNASFESHINLESPEMLYLFLDRGVSNSLDNNLSFFAEPGNMTIDTSLDNYLMDAKVTGSKNNEVFEEYKLIKTRFNEENLELIQKKFRAIKTQNNKKIDSLSAKQDSNLKRRYLFATNFALNNRDYEVAPYIALSEIYDINLKYLDTIQKSMSPKVAQSLYGKKLTKYVSSLKKQQ; from the coding sequence ATGAAAAAAACAATATTTGCTCTTGTTACACTTGCATTATTTTCCTCTTGTAGCAAAGAAGATCAAAAAGGTAATCTACACATCATAGGTAACATCAAAGGTTTAAAGAAAGGAACTCTATACTTACAAAGAATAGTAGATACAACACTGGTTCCATTAGACACCATAAATATTGATGGAAATGCTTCATTCGAGAGTCATATTAACCTAGAATCACCAGAGATGCTGTATTTATTCCTTGATAGAGGTGTAAGTAATTCATTAGACAACAACCTTTCCTTTTTTGCGGAACCTGGCAACATGACTATTGATACCAGTTTAGACAATTATTTAATGGATGCCAAAGTTACAGGGTCAAAAAACAATGAGGTATTTGAAGAATACAAATTAATAAAAACTCGTTTTAATGAAGAAAACTTGGAGTTAATCCAAAAGAAATTCAGAGCAATTAAAACCCAAAACAACAAAAAAATAGACAGTTTAAGTGCTAAGCAAGATTCAAATCTAAAAAGAAGGTATTTATTTGCTACAAATTTTGCTTTAAATAATAGAGATTATGAAGTTGCTCCTTACATTGCCTTATCTGAAATATACGATATCAACTTAAAATATTTAGATACTATTCAAAAATCAATGTCACCTAAAGTTGCTCAATCTCTTTATGGAAAAAAGTTAACAAAATATGTAAGTTCGTTGAAAAAACAACAATAA
- a CDS encoding peptidase M61, with protein sequence MKKILYSLAVVSMLWSCKTTSTTATSSVKEEVNVTIDINNVKEDKVLVTVVAPKIKTNEITYSVPKIIPGTYSIDDYGKYIEDFKVFDSKGGQLTVTKTDDNTWKIQNATTLSKITYLVNDTFDTEKGGGFGKNDVFSPAGTNIDADKNFMLNMHGFVGYFENKKDISYTVSVSHPESLWGATSMKDLDNSTTNDVFNTPRYSELVENPIMYAKPDYTTFTVDGMEILISVFSPNGKVTAESITPDMKTMMIAQKTFLGKINATKKYTVLLYLSSMTPTDAKGFGALEHPTATTVVLPETMPKAELVKAMKDVVSHEFFHIVTPLTIHSKEIHYFDFNTPKMSEHLWMYEGITEYFANLFQINQGLITEEEFYTRMAEKIENSKKLNDTMPFTTMSANVLMEPYKAQYLNVYEKGALIGMCLDIIIREKSNGERGILDLMQKLSVEYGVSKPFNDKELFDKITSFTYPEVGDFLKTYVAGPTPIPYESFLAKVGVVKTSEKVPANVFLKGQVPYITVDQSTKEISVIPNIELNVFYNTLGLVGGDTILAINDKAYSLTNIYEMITDSQKWKEDDAVAVKIKRNGVEQVIKGKVKLPYEDKEELKATDVSKNALKQTWLKG encoded by the coding sequence ATGAAAAAAATACTATATTCCTTAGCAGTTGTATCAATGCTGTGGAGTTGTAAAACAACAAGCACAACAGCAACGTCTTCTGTAAAAGAAGAAGTTAATGTAACAATTGACATTAACAATGTAAAAGAGGACAAGGTGTTAGTAACTGTTGTTGCTCCAAAAATAAAAACAAACGAAATCACATACAGTGTCCCAAAAATAATTCCGGGAACGTACTCCATAGATGATTACGGAAAATACATAGAAGATTTCAAGGTATTTGATAGCAAAGGCGGTCAACTTACCGTTACCAAAACGGATGACAATACTTGGAAAATTCAAAACGCAACTACATTAAGTAAAATAACATACCTTGTTAATGATACTTTTGATACTGAAAAAGGTGGTGGTTTTGGTAAAAATGATGTTTTCTCTCCAGCAGGAACAAATATTGATGCAGATAAAAATTTCATGCTTAACATGCACGGATTTGTAGGGTATTTTGAAAATAAAAAAGACATATCATATACGGTATCAGTATCACATCCTGAATCTTTGTGGGGTGCTACATCCATGAAAGATCTTGACAACAGCACTACAAATGACGTATTTAATACCCCTAGATACTCAGAACTTGTAGAAAACCCAATCATGTATGCAAAACCTGACTATACTACATTTACTGTTGATGGGATGGAAATATTAATCAGTGTTTTTTCTCCAAATGGAAAAGTAACTGCCGAAAGCATTACTCCGGACATGAAAACCATGATGATTGCTCAAAAAACATTTTTAGGAAAAATAAATGCTACAAAAAAATACACTGTATTGCTGTATTTATCAAGCATGACTCCTACAGATGCAAAAGGCTTTGGCGCCCTAGAACATCCTACGGCAACCACCGTAGTACTGCCAGAGACCATGCCTAAGGCTGAGCTCGTAAAGGCAATGAAAGATGTAGTTTCTCATGAATTTTTTCACATTGTAACTCCGTTAACAATTCACTCTAAAGAAATTCACTATTTTGATTTTAACACCCCAAAAATGTCTGAACATTTATGGATGTATGAAGGAATTACAGAATATTTTGCAAATCTTTTCCAAATCAATCAAGGGTTGATTACTGAGGAAGAATTTTACACGCGAATGGCTGAAAAAATTGAAAATTCAAAAAAACTAAATGACACCATGCCTTTTACAACCATGAGTGCCAATGTTTTGATGGAGCCTTACAAAGCACAATACCTAAACGTATATGAAAAAGGAGCGCTTATAGGAATGTGTTTGGATATCATCATAAGAGAAAAAAGTAATGGCGAAAGAGGTATTCTAGATTTAATGCAGAAATTATCTGTAGAATATGGCGTTTCAAAACCATTTAATGACAAAGAACTTTTTGACAAAATAACTTCATTTACGTATCCTGAAGTGGGGGATTTCTTAAAGACTTATGTGGCAGGCCCTACTCCTATTCCTTATGAATCATTTCTTGCAAAAGTAGGTGTTGTAAAAACATCTGAAAAAGTTCCTGCAAATGTATTCCTTAAAGGTCAAGTTCCATACATTACCGTAGATCAAAGCACCAAAGAGATAAGTGTTATCCCAAATATTGAACTCAATGTTTTTTATAACACATTAGGTCTTGTGGGAGGTGATACCATTCTTGCAATAAATGACAAAGCTTACTCGCTTACTAATATTTATGAAATGATAACCGACAGCCAAAAATGGAAAGAGGATGATGCTGTTGCTGTAAAAATTAAACGTAACGGTGTAGAACAAGTTATCAAAGGAAAAGTAAAATTACCTTACGAAGACAAAGAAGAACTGAAAGCTACTGATGTTTCAAAAAATGCACTAAAACAAACGTGGTTAAAAGGCTAA
- a CDS encoding DUF2805 domain-containing protein, which produces MKKSNRKELNWEQTEKLVTMALEEKNPFEIIKKEFGLAEKEILEIMKKKMPAEKFEMWKKKAVANKPKPKPLKIDDFDEDLDGKYYIKNKLD; this is translated from the coding sequence ATGAAAAAGAGTAACCGAAAAGAATTAAACTGGGAGCAAACAGAAAAACTTGTTACAATGGCTTTAGAAGAAAAAAATCCTTTTGAAATCATTAAAAAAGAATTTGGCTTAGCAGAAAAAGAGATTCTCGAAATCATGAAAAAGAAAATGCCTGCTGAAAAATTCGAAATGTGGAAAAAGAAAGCTGTCGCAAATAAACCAAAACCAAAACCTTTGAAAATTGATGATTTCGACGAAGATTTGGATGGTAAATATTATATAAAAAACAAACTAGATTAA
- a CDS encoding DUF1501 domain-containing protein: MNRRNFLNLTGTLTAGTLLLPDFLYSFGKQKSIITGEQCVVFIQLNGGNDGLNTFIPYQDMMYYDFRPKIAISKNEVLHSAQGMGFHPALKNFAQMQQSGDLAVIQNVGYPNPVKSHFRSQEIWQTAPTNQEFLNDGWLGRFLDLQCKDHQPTAGINIDTIDNLALKGDEPNSITLKDPNRFLVGNKIEVNSKLATNPQLDFVRKIANSVVEGADEIQNALKKGAPAEVVYPKTGLSKNLEWMARLIKGNLNSKVYYTSLNGFDTHDNQIIIHNNKLTELNDAVFSFYQDLKKAELLENVTIVVFSEFGRRVKDNGKGTDHGTAAPLFIIGGSNKGKIIGNNPNLQDLDGGDLKHEIDFRSVYASLLQQKMEFDPVKIGIRNPELKGLF; encoded by the coding sequence ATGAACCGAAGAAACTTTTTAAACTTAACAGGTACTCTTACTGCAGGAACTCTGCTTTTACCAGATTTTTTATATTCTTTTGGGAAACAAAAAAGTATAATTACTGGAGAGCAATGTGTAGTTTTTATTCAACTCAACGGCGGAAATGATGGCTTAAACACCTTTATTCCGTATCAGGATATGATGTATTATGACTTTCGTCCAAAAATTGCAATTTCAAAAAATGAAGTTCTCCATTCAGCACAAGGAATGGGTTTTCACCCTGCTTTAAAAAACTTTGCACAAATGCAACAAAGTGGTGACTTAGCTGTAATCCAAAATGTTGGCTACCCAAATCCTGTAAAATCTCATTTTAGAAGTCAGGAAATTTGGCAAACAGCTCCTACAAATCAAGAGTTTTTAAATGACGGTTGGCTAGGGCGTTTCCTAGATTTACAATGTAAGGATCACCAGCCTACAGCAGGGATAAACATTGATACTATTGACAACTTAGCGCTCAAAGGTGACGAACCTAATTCGATCACGTTAAAAGATCCAAACCGATTTCTTGTTGGAAACAAAATAGAAGTCAACTCAAAACTAGCAACAAATCCGCAATTAGACTTTGTTAGAAAAATAGCAAACTCAGTAGTTGAAGGTGCTGACGAGATACAAAATGCTCTAAAAAAAGGTGCACCCGCCGAAGTGGTATACCCCAAAACAGGTTTGTCCAAAAATCTAGAATGGATGGCGCGCTTGATTAAAGGAAATCTAAACTCCAAAGTGTATTATACCTCACTGAATGGTTTTGACACGCATGATAACCAAATTATAATTCACAACAACAAACTTACAGAACTGAATGATGCGGTATTTAGTTTTTACCAAGACTTAAAGAAAGCGGAGTTGTTAGAGAACGTTACTATAGTAGTTTTTTCTGAATTTGGCCGACGCGTCAAGGACAATGGTAAAGGAACAGATCATGGAACTGCTGCGCCTCTATTTATCATTGGCGGAAGCAATAAAGGAAAAATAATCGGTAATAATCCTAATTTACAAGACTTAGATGGCGGAGATTTAAAACATGAAATCGATTTTAGGAGTGTATATGCTTCACTATTACAACAAAAAATGGAGTTTGATCCTGTTAAAATTGGAATTCGAAACCCCGAATTAAAAGGTCTTTTTTAA
- a CDS encoding DMT family transporter, producing MIKNSILKGVFLVGLGATSYGMLATFVKIAYGEGFTTPEVTIAQFTYGILGMLLINAFQKSKKGSEVVKASTKNITQLMLAGTSLGMTSVFYYLAVKYIPVSIAIVLLMQTVWMGVIFEMILEKKAPSTQKIISVLIVLAGTALATNLIESSVNLDWRGIVLGLLAATSFTTTMFTANRVATQISSAQRSLYMLLGGAVIVIGFAIATQTGPFNFDIFLKWGIVLALFGTIIPPLLFNAGFPLTGIGLGSIVSALELPVSVLMAYFLLSESVNTLQWFGIILIIIAIVIMNINFKKTL from the coding sequence ATGATAAAAAATAGTATTTTAAAGGGAGTATTCCTTGTGGGACTTGGCGCTACTAGCTACGGAATGTTGGCTACATTTGTAAAAATTGCTTACGGTGAAGGCTTTACAACTCCAGAGGTAACCATTGCTCAATTCACTTATGGGATTTTAGGAATGCTACTAATAAATGCTTTTCAAAAATCAAAAAAAGGGTCTGAGGTTGTAAAAGCATCTACAAAAAACATTACCCAATTAATGCTGGCCGGTACCTCCCTAGGCATGACCAGTGTATTTTATTATTTAGCTGTAAAATACATACCAGTATCAATTGCTATTGTACTACTGATGCAAACCGTATGGATGGGAGTTATATTTGAAATGATTTTAGAAAAAAAAGCACCATCAACTCAAAAAATAATATCGGTTTTAATAGTTCTTGCAGGAACCGCCTTGGCTACAAATTTAATTGAAAGTTCGGTAAACCTAGACTGGCGTGGTATCGTTTTAGGCCTCTTGGCAGCCACTTCCTTCACCACAACCATGTTTACTGCAAATAGAGTAGCTACTCAAATTTCTTCAGCGCAACGCAGTCTTTATATGCTGCTTGGCGGAGCGGTAATCGTGATTGGTTTTGCAATAGCTACACAAACTGGCCCCTTTAATTTTGATATTTTTCTTAAATGGGGAATTGTACTAGCGCTTTTTGGCACTATAATTCCACCTTTATTATTCAATGCTGGTTTCCCACTTACAGGTATTGGATTAGGCAGTATTGTATCAGCATTAGAACTACCTGTCTCTGTATTAATGGCCTATTTCTTGTTGAGTGAGTCAGTAAATACCCTGCAATGGTTTGGAATTATTCTGATTATAATTGCAATTGTGATTATGAATATCAACTTCAAAAAGACTTTGTAA
- a CDS encoding alpha-ketoglutarate-dependent dioxygenase AlkB, which produces MTSLFENQEQPVQFQVPDADISYYPSFFDLATANEIFHSLVQDIPWQQDDIRVFGKVHPQPRLTALYGNEGKPYSYSNITMLPHPWNPLLQKLKKHVEAAADTIFTTVLLNQYRDGKDSNGWHADNEKELGINPTIASLSFGATRNFQMKHNHLKDQKLNLLLENGSLLIMKGSTQHFWKHQIPKTAKPVDPRINLTFRVIV; this is translated from the coding sequence ATGACATCTTTGTTTGAAAACCAGGAACAACCGGTACAATTTCAAGTTCCAGATGCTGACATCTCCTACTACCCATCCTTTTTTGATTTGGCTACAGCCAATGAAATCTTCCACAGCCTGGTTCAAGATATCCCTTGGCAACAAGATGACATTCGCGTTTTCGGAAAAGTTCACCCGCAACCACGTTTGACTGCACTTTATGGAAATGAAGGAAAGCCCTACTCCTATTCAAATATTACCATGCTGCCACACCCTTGGAATCCGCTATTGCAAAAACTAAAAAAACATGTGGAGGCGGCCGCTGATACTATTTTTACAACCGTTCTTTTAAATCAATATCGAGATGGAAAAGACAGTAACGGCTGGCATGCTGATAACGAAAAAGAACTGGGAATCAATCCTACAATTGCCTCATTGAGTTTTGGGGCTACACGTAATTTCCAAATGAAGCACAATCATTTAAAGGATCAAAAACTAAACCTTTTACTAGAAAACGGGAGTTTACTGATAATGAAAGGAAGTACACAACATTTCTGGAAACATCAAATTCCAAAAACAGCAAAACCTGTAGACCCCAGAATAAACCTTACTTTTAGGGTAATTGTGTAA
- a CDS encoding alpha/beta hydrolase: MLATGTFYKNGRIFRDASNKKNTIVITLREYYYKKLIIEVQNPQLALQKLNNLKMKCIYILLFSALWSCCFAQNKNFTTSVIDVNPLIKGTLYTPNEISKSKTLVIIIAGSGPTDRDGNQRNLVNNSLKFLCEGVASNAIHAFSYDKRMFAMAQAGKVDEASLSFNDFITDANDVVQFFKNEKKYKKIVIIGHSEGALIGLVAASQNTDAYISIAGAGRGIDAVILDQIALQAPFLKDEVQQNLEILKTGKTFELKNQMLASIFRSSVQPYMISWLKYQPQEEIKKLQIPILIINGTKDLQVSVADAQLLQQAKPTAKLVIINNMNHVFKDISGDDSANKASYNNPELPNSSQLLDEIISFIKNLNM; the protein is encoded by the coding sequence TTGCTTGCAACAGGTACTTTTTACAAAAACGGAAGAATTTTTCGGGATGCATCCAATAAAAAAAATACCATCGTAATTACCCTTCGAGAGTACTATTACAAAAAACTCATCATTGAAGTGCAAAATCCACAGTTGGCACTACAAAAACTAAACAATCTTAAAATGAAATGTATCTACATCCTACTTTTTTCAGCATTATGGTCCTGCTGCTTTGCTCAAAATAAGAATTTCACAACCTCTGTTATTGACGTCAATCCTTTGATAAAAGGAACTTTATACACACCTAATGAAATTTCAAAAAGTAAAACTCTAGTTATTATTATTGCCGGGTCTGGTCCAACAGATAGAGACGGCAACCAAAGAAATCTAGTCAATAATTCCTTGAAATTTTTATGCGAAGGTGTTGCTTCAAATGCCATCCACGCGTTCAGTTATGACAAAAGGATGTTTGCCATGGCACAGGCAGGAAAAGTTGATGAAGCTTCGCTGTCGTTTAACGACTTTATTACAGATGCCAACGATGTGGTTCAGTTTTTTAAAAATGAAAAAAAATACAAAAAAATAGTAATAATAGGTCACAGTGAAGGCGCATTAATCGGGTTAGTTGCTGCAAGTCAAAACACAGACGCTTACATTTCAATAGCTGGTGCAGGACGCGGGATTGATGCTGTTATTCTAGACCAAATTGCACTACAAGCACCATTTTTAAAAGATGAAGTGCAACAAAATTTAGAAATCCTAAAAACAGGCAAAACATTTGAACTCAAAAACCAAATGCTAGCTTCCATCTTTAGATCTAGCGTTCAACCTTACATGATTTCGTGGTTAAAATACCAACCACAAGAGGAAATCAAAAAATTACAAATACCAATATTAATCATCAACGGCACCAAAGATTTACAAGTAAGCGTAGCAGACGCACAACTGCTTCAGCAAGCTAAACCAACTGCTAAACTCGTAATCATAAACAATATGAATCATGTATTTAAAGACATTTCAGGTGATGATTCAGCAAACAAAGCTTCCTATAATAATCCTGAATTACCCAACTCATCTCAACTGCTGGATGAAATAATTTCTTTTATTAAAAATTTAAATATGTAA
- a CDS encoding peroxiredoxin has protein sequence MKELKVGDVIPHFTAIDTEGNTFDSTSVVGSKPLVIYFYPKDNTPGCTAQACSFRDQYEDFKDLGAEVIGISSDSLASHQKFSKQYRLPFILLSDSDKTIRKSFGVPTGLFGLVPGRVTYVTDKQGVVQMVFDSVLATKHIPKALQAIKKLVL, from the coding sequence ATGAAAGAATTAAAAGTTGGTGATGTAATACCGCATTTTACAGCCATTGATACTGAAGGAAACACTTTTGATAGTACTAGCGTAGTGGGTTCAAAACCATTAGTTATTTATTTTTACCCTAAAGATAATACGCCAGGTTGTACTGCGCAAGCGTGTAGCTTTAGAGATCAATATGAGGATTTTAAAGATTTGGGTGCAGAAGTAATAGGGATAAGTAGTGATAGCTTAGCCTCACATCAAAAATTTTCAAAGCAGTATAGATTGCCTTTTATATTACTATCAGATAGTGATAAAACTATACGTAAAAGTTTTGGTGTACCTACGGGTCTTTTTGGTTTAGTACCAGGAAGAGTGACTTATGTAACAGATAAACAAGGTGTTGTGCAGATGGTTTTTGATAGCGTATTGGCAACAAAACACATACCTAAAGCATTACAAGCTATAAAAAAACTAGTTTTATAA
- a CDS encoding type I phosphomannose isomerase catalytic subunit, protein MKFYPLQFEPILKERIWGGEKLKKVLGKSITSAITGESWELSAVAGDISVVANGDWKGKSLTSLLEEFPEEILGTNVYRKFGCQFPLLFKYLDAREDLSIQVHPNDALAKARHKSFGKTEMWYIMQADADAEIIVGFKNKSNAAEYVSCLKEKSLLSILDQKKVAAGDVFFLETGTVHAIGAGMVVAEIQQTSDITYRIYDFDRVDANGNTRELHVDLALDAINYNTVDTQRHYLKAVNVSNEVVHCPYFTTNFLPLDGEVLMNKTNESFTVYMCVDGNFSLKLNEKVYQYKKGDTLLIPAQISTYVLSGKASILEIYI, encoded by the coding sequence ATGAAATTTTATCCATTACAATTTGAGCCCATTCTAAAAGAAAGAATTTGGGGTGGTGAAAAACTAAAAAAAGTTTTGGGGAAATCTATTACATCTGCTATAACAGGTGAAAGTTGGGAACTATCAGCAGTTGCAGGTGATATAAGTGTGGTGGCAAATGGTGATTGGAAAGGAAAATCATTAACCTCATTACTTGAGGAATTCCCTGAAGAAATATTAGGAACAAACGTCTACAGAAAATTTGGATGCCAATTCCCGCTCCTTTTTAAATATTTAGATGCTCGAGAGGATTTGTCCATTCAGGTTCATCCTAATGACGCATTGGCGAAAGCTAGGCATAAATCATTTGGAAAAACAGAGATGTGGTATATCATGCAAGCAGATGCCGATGCCGAAATTATTGTTGGTTTCAAAAATAAATCGAATGCAGCGGAATATGTCTCTTGCTTGAAAGAGAAAAGTTTATTGTCAATTTTAGATCAGAAAAAAGTAGCTGCAGGAGATGTATTCTTTTTAGAAACTGGGACTGTACATGCTATAGGAGCTGGAATGGTTGTTGCAGAAATTCAACAAACATCTGATATAACATATCGCATTTATGATTTTGATAGAGTAGATGCTAATGGGAATACGAGAGAACTGCATGTTGATTTAGCTTTGGATGCCATTAATTACAATACAGTCGATACCCAAAGACACTATTTGAAAGCGGTTAACGTTTCTAATGAAGTAGTTCATTGTCCTTATTTTACTACCAATTTTTTACCACTTGATGGTGAGGTTTTAATGAATAAAACTAATGAGTCTTTTACGGTGTATATGTGTGTTGATGGCAATTTTAGTTTAAAGTTAAACGAAAAAGTATATCAATATAAAAAAGGGGATACACTACTGATTCCTGCGCAGATAAGTACTTATGTGTTAAGTGGAAAAGCTTCTATTTTAGAAATTTACATTTAA
- the msrB gene encoding peptide-methionine (R)-S-oxide reductase MsrB: protein MKTKITFFCALFAIPLFMFTACAQNTTKKQTATAGSVITKPENPYYSNTDTAKLKVNDAEWKKVLPEDVYEVTRNADTERPFTGKYWNTDDKGTYYCAACGNKLFRSGAKFASNCGWPSFFEQDNKNSVVYKNDNSLGMERIEALCGRCDGHLGHLFDDGPEPTGKRYCMNSIALDFIPDTK from the coding sequence ATGAAAACTAAAATCACTTTTTTTTGCGCTTTGTTCGCAATTCCGCTTTTTATGTTTACTGCCTGTGCACAAAACACCACAAAAAAACAAACTGCAACTGCAGGATCAGTTATAACAAAACCTGAAAATCCTTATTATTCTAATACTGACACAGCTAAACTTAAAGTGAATGACGCCGAGTGGAAAAAAGTATTACCCGAAGATGTCTATGAAGTAACCCGAAATGCAGATACAGAAAGACCCTTTACAGGTAAATACTGGAACACAGACGATAAAGGAACATACTACTGTGCTGCTTGTGGAAATAAACTTTTTCGATCAGGCGCCAAGTTTGCAAGCAATTGCGGATGGCCAAGCTTTTTTGAACAAGACAATAAAAACAGTGTCGTTTATAAAAATGATAATTCACTAGGAATGGAACGCATAGAAGCACTTTGCGGAAGATGTGACGGGCATCTTGGTCACTTATTTGATGACGGACCGGAGCCTACTGGAAAAAGATATTGCATGAATTCTATTGCCTTAGACTTTATTCCGGATACTAAGTAA
- a CDS encoding 6-carboxytetrahydropterin synthase, translating to MKVTISRKAHFNAAHRLYRKDWTFEQNDAVFGKCNNPNFHGHNYDLIVSVTGEIDPETGYVMDVKFLSDIIKEEVENQFDHKNLNLDVPDFKDLNPTAENIVVVIWNKIKKKIKPEFDLEVVLYETPRNFVTYKGL from the coding sequence ATGAAAGTTACTATTTCAAGAAAGGCTCATTTTAATGCAGCACATAGATTGTATAGAAAGGATTGGACTTTCGAACAGAATGACGCCGTGTTTGGGAAGTGTAATAATCCCAATTTCCACGGACATAATTACGATTTGATAGTAAGTGTCACTGGTGAAATTGATCCAGAAACAGGCTATGTTATGGATGTAAAATTCTTAAGTGATATTATTAAAGAGGAAGTTGAAAATCAATTTGACCACAAGAATTTAAATTTAGACGTTCCAGATTTTAAAGATCTTAACCCTACTGCTGAAAATATTGTTGTTGTAATTTGGAATAAAATCAAAAAGAAAATCAAACCTGAATTTGATTTAGAAGTGGTATTGTATGAAACGCCGCGTAATTTTGTAACTTATAAAGGACTATGA
- a CDS encoding DoxX family protein, translating into MNLPWHLYGMAFIYFIAGINHFRNPRLYLKIIPPYFPNPKALNAISGVAEIILGIALCIPQLSNAAAWGVIALLIAIFPTHIYMYFDPKASMGLPKWVLFLRLPLQFALIFWAYQYT; encoded by the coding sequence ATGAATTTACCTTGGCATTTGTACGGAATGGCTTTTATATATTTTATTGCAGGAATAAACCATTTTAGGAATCCTAGATTATACTTAAAAATTATTCCTCCCTATTTCCCAAACCCAAAAGCCCTTAATGCGATAAGTGGCGTTGCCGAGATTATTCTTGGTATAGCATTATGCATACCACAACTTTCAAACGCAGCTGCATGGGGTGTAATTGCGTTGTTAATTGCCATTTTTCCTACTCATATTTACATGTATTTTGATCCTAAAGCTAGCATGGGATTACCAAAATGGGTATTGTTCCTAAGATTACCTTTGCAGTTTGCATTGATTTTTTGGGCATATCAATATACGTAA